From a single Granulicella aggregans genomic region:
- the pyrH gene encoding UMP kinase, whose amino-acid sequence MYKRVLLKISGEALAAGKGFGIDAVFIHKVAEEIAAVHALGCEIGIVVGGGNFFRGVAQQAIDMDRVAADHMGMLSTVINSIALQDAIEKRGLYCRVMSAIEMHQVAEPYIRRRAMRHLEKGRIVIFAAGTGNPFFSTDTAASLRAMEIKAEILLKATSVDGIYTADPKVDATATKLETLTYMDILRLNLRVMDQTAVSLCKDNNMPMMVFSMREQGNIVRVVSGEKLGSLVTA is encoded by the coding sequence ATGTACAAGCGAGTTCTCCTCAAGATCTCAGGCGAAGCCCTGGCTGCGGGTAAGGGTTTTGGCATCGACGCGGTATTCATCCACAAAGTAGCGGAAGAGATTGCGGCGGTCCATGCCCTGGGCTGCGAGATCGGCATCGTGGTCGGAGGAGGGAACTTCTTCCGCGGCGTCGCTCAGCAGGCGATCGATATGGACCGCGTTGCCGCAGACCACATGGGCATGTTGTCGACCGTGATCAATTCGATTGCGCTGCAGGATGCGATTGAGAAGCGCGGGCTCTACTGCCGGGTGATGTCGGCGATCGAGATGCACCAGGTCGCAGAGCCCTACATTCGCCGGCGCGCGATGCGTCACCTGGAAAAGGGAAGAATTGTCATCTTCGCGGCGGGCACTGGAAATCCCTTCTTTTCGACCGATACGGCAGCGAGTCTGCGAGCGATGGAGATCAAGGCTGAGATTCTGCTCAAGGCAACCTCAGTAGACGGTATCTACACTGCCGACCCCAAGGTCGATGCGACTGCGACCAAGCTCGAGACGCTGACCTACATGGACATCCTGCGGTTAAACCTGCGGGTCATGGATCAGACGGCGGTCTCGCTCTGCAAGGACAACAATATGCCGATGATGGTCTTCAGCATGCGCGAGCAGGGAAACATTGTGCGCGTGGTCAGCGGAGAGAAGCTGGGTTCGCTGGTCACGGCCTAG
- a CDS encoding acyltransferase family protein has translation MSSAPAIRKASLPALTGLRTLLALSIVFFHFTPPHMSAVAPIIENGYIFVGFFFLMSGYILSYNYADRVNMNKREFWLARFSRLYPVYLFALVLSFQMLRNEWSARSHTEFWQGVLLTPFLLQGWLPNLATFWNTVAWTLSCEMMLYLAFPYLIRVTLPRQPWKLIALFLGLWLAGMVPHVLYLIFNPDHLSAPADRYTATYLMRVLKYTPPSYICTFLAGLILGQLQSVLTLRRRERTAIAMLALAAIGAALYVFLPSLPYVLLHGGLLMPLFAALTIGLSGVNPVASLFAFAPLVYVGQATFCLYLLHFNALVLLQSNHITEKLHLEAYDPWLSYAAVILLALAAHRFIEVPARKLILRSFGRKEAIVKNEVAEGALSELSYSQR, from the coding sequence TTGAGTTCCGCCCCAGCAATCCGAAAGGCCTCCCTCCCGGCGCTCACCGGACTTCGGACTCTTCTGGCCCTCTCGATCGTGTTCTTTCACTTCACGCCGCCGCACATGTCCGCTGTCGCGCCGATCATCGAGAACGGATACATCTTCGTCGGTTTTTTCTTCCTGATGTCGGGGTACATTCTCTCTTACAACTATGCCGACCGCGTGAATATGAACAAGCGCGAGTTCTGGCTGGCGCGGTTTTCGCGGCTCTATCCGGTCTACCTGTTCGCGCTGGTGCTTTCGTTCCAGATGCTGCGGAACGAGTGGAGCGCCCGCTCGCACACGGAGTTCTGGCAGGGTGTGCTGCTGACTCCCTTCCTGTTGCAGGGATGGTTGCCGAATCTTGCAACGTTCTGGAATACGGTGGCCTGGACGCTCTCCTGCGAGATGATGCTCTACCTTGCGTTTCCGTATCTTATCCGCGTTACGCTGCCGCGGCAGCCGTGGAAGTTGATCGCGCTCTTTCTTGGGCTTTGGCTGGCAGGGATGGTTCCACATGTCCTGTATCTGATCTTCAATCCGGACCATCTGTCGGCTCCGGCAGACCGCTATACGGCGACCTACCTCATGCGCGTCCTCAAGTACACGCCGCCGTCTTATATCTGCACTTTTCTTGCTGGCCTCATTCTCGGGCAGTTGCAATCAGTTCTGACGCTGCGACGACGCGAGCGGACTGCCATTGCGATGTTAGCTCTTGCGGCCATTGGGGCGGCTCTGTACGTGTTTCTGCCATCGTTACCCTACGTACTGCTTCATGGCGGCCTTCTGATGCCTCTGTTTGCGGCTCTGACCATCGGTCTGAGCGGGGTGAATCCTGTCGCAAGCCTCTTTGCTTTCGCGCCCCTGGTCTACGTGGGTCAGGCGACATTCTGCCTGTATCTGCTGCATTTCAACGCGCTGGTGCTCCTCCAATCGAACCATATTACGGAGAAGCTGCATCTTGAGGCGTACGATCCCTGGCTCTCCTACGCGGCTGTGATCTTGCTGGCGCTTGCGGCCCATCGCTTTATCGAAGTGCCGGCGCGGAAGTTGATTCTGCGCTCTTTCGGACGGAAGGAAGCTATCGTAAAGAATGAAGTTGCAGAAGGCGCATTGAGCGAATTGTCCTACAGCCAGAGGTAG